In Silene latifolia isolate original U9 population chromosome X, ASM4854445v1, whole genome shotgun sequence, the following proteins share a genomic window:
- the LOC141620487 gene encoding uncharacterized protein LOC141620487, translating into MRKRLLTKDRLCRLIGSTEDGCDLCGTDTETHDHLFFHCPYSRRCIQLLSDWCRTQLPTSNFEDWWSRQAFQSQAEGDAIAAILVVALYNVWWVRNQCRVNSML; encoded by the coding sequence ATGAGGAAGAGATTACTCACTAAGGATAGACTTTGCAGATTGATTGGTAGTACTGAGGATGGGTGTGACTTATGTGGGACGGATACAGAGACACATGATCATCTCTTTTTCCACTGTCCATATAGCAGAAGATGTATTCAGTTGCTCTCTGACTGGTGTAGGACTCAGCTGCCTACATCAAATTTTGAGGACTGGTGGAGCAGGCAGGCATTTCAGTCTCAGGCAGAAGGTGATGCAATTGCTGCCATTCTGGTAGTTGCTCTTTATAATGTTTGGTGGGTTAGAAATCAGTGCAGGGTTAACAGTATGTTGTAA